One genomic window of Deltaproteobacteria bacterium HGW-Deltaproteobacteria-6 includes the following:
- a CDS encoding (4Fe-4S)-binding protein — translation MSASTDDKTINNAKRSYTNGEVTIIWDAQKCQHSGNCIKHNPAVFRPKERPWVKPLNSTTEEIIKTVEKCPSGALTCFLNSDP, via the coding sequence ATGTCCGCCAGCACCGATGATAAAACAATAAATAACGCCAAAAGATCTTATACCAACGGTGAGGTAACCATCATCTGGGACGCGCAAAAGTGCCAGCATTCCGGAAATTGCATAAAACACAACCCCGCTGTTTTCAGACCGAAGGAAAGACCCTGGGTAAAACCTCTGAATTCAACGACAGAAGAGATCATTAAAACCGTTGAAAAATGCCCATCCGGCGCGTTGACCTGTTTCTTAAACAGCGACCCGTGA
- a CDS encoding peptidylprolyl isomerase translates to MIMKSKLIAVIETDKGTIRLKLFTDQAPVTVGNFVNLARRGYYNNLNFHRVIPDFMIQGGCPAGDGRGGPGYKFGDEFVKELRHSKPGILSMANAGPQTNGSQFFITHVPTPWLDGKHTVFGEVVSDIDQEIVNAIAQGDKIRSITIEGDITELMESVKPMVDKWNAALDANFPKLPKVPS, encoded by the coding sequence ATGATCATGAAAAGTAAACTCATAGCCGTTATTGAAACAGATAAAGGCACCATCCGCCTGAAGTTATTTACGGATCAGGCGCCTGTGACCGTGGGCAATTTTGTAAATCTGGCGCGGCGCGGATATTACAACAATTTAAACTTCCACCGGGTGATTCCCGATTTTATGATTCAGGGCGGATGCCCGGCGGGCGACGGCCGCGGCGGGCCCGGTTATAAATTCGGGGATGAATTTGTCAAGGAACTGCGCCACAGCAAACCGGGCATTTTGTCCATGGCCAATGCGGGCCCCCAGACCAACGGCAGCCAGTTTTTTATCACACACGTGCCCACTCCCTGGCTTGACGGCAAGCATACCGTGTTTGGCGAGGTGGTGAGCGACATCGATCAGGAAATTGTCAATGCGATCGCGCAGGGCGATAAAATCCGTTCCATCACGATCGAGGGCGATATCACGGAGCTGATGGAAAGTGTCAAACCGATGGTTGATAAATGGAATGCCGCGCTGGATGCGAATTTCCCCAAATTGCCTAAAGTTCCGTCATAG
- the purE gene encoding 5-(carboxyamino)imidazole ribonucleotide mutase, with product MKAKSPIRKNIVVSVVMGSDSDLSVMTEATKILEEFGISHELFLTSAHRTPERTAKFAEAAAKRGVKIIIVGAGAAAHLAGVIASQTQLPVIGVPIDATAVHGLDALLSTVQMPGGIPVATMAIGKAGAKNAALYAVRILALEDKKISSKLSAYIKKMALDVEKKQATLSCRKS from the coding sequence ATGAAGGCAAAAAGCCCCATCCGGAAAAACATAGTCGTCAGTGTGGTCATGGGCAGCGACTCGGATCTGTCCGTCATGACCGAAGCAACAAAAATTCTGGAAGAGTTCGGTATTTCTCACGAGCTTTTTTTAACTTCGGCCCACCGGACGCCGGAAAGAACGGCAAAGTTTGCTGAAGCTGCTGCCAAACGCGGCGTGAAAATCATCATTGTCGGGGCGGGCGCCGCCGCACATCTGGCCGGTGTAATCGCCTCACAAACACAGCTGCCGGTGATCGGGGTGCCGATTGATGCAACGGCCGTTCATGGTCTGGACGCCTTGCTTTCCACCGTGCAGATGCCGGGCGGCATACCGGTTGCCACAATGGCCATAGGCAAAGCCGGCGCGAAAAACGCCGCTCTGTACGCCGTGCGCATTCTGGCGCTGGAAGATAAGAAGATCAGCTCGAAGCTGTCCGCCTACATTAAAAAAATGGCGCTGGATGTGGAAAAAAAGCAGGCAACCCTTTCATGCCGGAAATCCTGA
- a CDS encoding antibiotic biosynthesis monooxygenase — MIVTVVNIVVQPENVDQFILATLENHRHSIKEKGNLRFDVLQHRDNPAAFTLYEAYETDEAAAAHKKTAHYCKWRDTVETWMAKPREGFAHNVLAPLEKSAWNR, encoded by the coding sequence ATGATTGTTACCGTTGTTAATATTGTCGTTCAGCCGGAAAATGTTGATCAGTTTATTCTAGCAACCCTTGAGAATCATCGGCATTCGATCAAAGAAAAAGGAAATCTGCGGTTTGACGTCTTACAACACCGGGATAACCCTGCGGCATTCACTTTGTATGAGGCCTATGAGACAGACGAGGCGGCCGCCGCGCATAAAAAAACCGCACATTACTGCAAGTGGCGCGATACGGTTGAAACCTGGATGGCCAAACCCCGTGAAGGTTTCGCCCATAATGTTCTGGCGCCCCTGGAAAAATCCGCATGGAATCGATAA
- a CDS encoding alcohol dehydrogenase, which produces MESINTLNLASLPKIFFGADTFSRLPEIISSYGRQALIITGGESLKASGRWGALTMQLNRAQIRFKAISVRGEPTAEAIDAIAGEYRKAPVNVVVAIGGGSVIDCGKAVAAMLAETGSVKDYLEGVGTQKPSGVKIPFIAVPTTAGTGSEATNNAVICDRKAGYKKSLRHDAYMPDAAVVDPRLTLTMPRSITITCGLDAISQLIEAYTSVRADVSTDSLALKALALALESLPPLCLDRGNDPALREKMSYAALVSGITLNRAGLGAVHGIAGPLGGLCPVPHGVACGKLLFPVMTFVIKKIIDENNIAAQKRFADIGRLFAGHGGDDDAFYCRHFLDALHLWTQALKLPQLSFFGVTSSDIEKIISVADSKNSPALLTPKEMKVILETIR; this is translated from the coding sequence ATGGAATCGATAAACACCTTAAATCTCGCCTCGCTCCCCAAAATTTTTTTTGGCGCTGATACATTTTCCCGGCTTCCTGAAATCATCTCCTCCTATGGCCGTCAGGCGCTCATCATCACCGGCGGCGAATCGTTGAAGGCGTCCGGCCGCTGGGGAGCGCTTACGATGCAGCTTAACCGGGCTCAAATCAGATTCAAAGCAATCTCCGTCCGAGGTGAACCCACCGCGGAAGCGATTGATGCGATTGCCGGTGAATATCGCAAAGCGCCCGTTAATGTCGTTGTGGCCATCGGCGGCGGCAGCGTCATCGACTGCGGCAAAGCGGTTGCCGCCATGCTGGCCGAGACAGGTTCCGTCAAGGACTATCTGGAAGGTGTCGGAACCCAAAAACCGTCCGGCGTCAAAATTCCTTTTATTGCCGTTCCGACAACCGCCGGCACGGGAAGTGAAGCTACCAATAACGCCGTCATCTGTGACCGGAAAGCGGGCTATAAAAAATCACTCCGTCATGACGCCTATATGCCGGATGCCGCGGTGGTCGATCCCAGATTGACGCTGACGATGCCGCGGTCGATTACCATCACCTGCGGACTGGATGCCATCTCGCAATTGATTGAAGCTTACACATCAGTCAGGGCGGACGTTTCCACCGATTCGCTGGCGTTAAAGGCGCTTGCCCTTGCGTTGGAAAGCCTGCCGCCGCTTTGCCTTGACCGCGGCAACGATCCTGCGCTGCGCGAGAAGATGTCTTATGCGGCGCTGGTTTCGGGGATTACACTCAACCGGGCCGGACTGGGCGCCGTGCACGGCATAGCCGGACCGCTGGGCGGACTATGCCCGGTGCCGCATGGTGTGGCCTGCGGGAAGCTTCTGTTTCCGGTCATGACTTTTGTGATCAAAAAAATTATTGATGAAAACAATATAGCCGCACAGAAGCGGTTTGCCGACATCGGAAGATTATTCGCGGGTCACGGAGGCGATGATGATGCCTTTTACTGCAGGCATTTTCTGGATGCGCTTCACCTGTGGACACAGGCTTTAAAGCTGCCGCAGCTTTCCTTTTTCGGCGTAACGTCTTCGGACATTGAAAAAATCATTTCCGTGGCGGACAGCAAAAACAGCCCGGCCCTTCTTACCCCGAAAGAAATGAAAGTCATTCTGGAAACCATTCGCTGA
- a CDS encoding threonylcarbamoyl-AMP synthase, with the protein MPEILKIDGDNSEEAVLSRAVEILTAGGVIAYPTETFYGLGVDAANEKAIRKIYDIKGRNFTNPISVIIDCEKNLFPLVEEVPARALKLMQSFWPGPLTIVFKAAAETSPLLTAQTGKIGVRVSSNACAMNMARNLGHPLTATSANLSGAPECSTAFEVIGQIGNKIDAVVDWGKTAGGKGSTIIDVTSDPPQILREGVISRPCLATYGNFL; encoded by the coding sequence ATGCCGGAAATCCTGAAAATCGACGGAGATAATTCCGAAGAAGCCGTCTTATCCCGCGCTGTGGAAATTTTAACGGCCGGAGGCGTCATCGCCTATCCTACGGAAACTTTTTATGGACTGGGCGTTGATGCGGCAAACGAAAAAGCCATCCGGAAAATATACGACATCAAAGGCAGGAATTTCACCAATCCGATTTCCGTGATCATCGACTGCGAAAAAAATCTCTTCCCGCTTGTTGAAGAAGTGCCTGCCCGCGCCTTAAAGCTGATGCAGTCATTCTGGCCGGGCCCGTTGACCATCGTTTTTAAAGCTGCCGCTGAAACATCACCGCTTCTGACCGCGCAAACCGGCAAAATCGGAGTGCGTGTTTCCAGCAACGCCTGCGCAATGAACATGGCGCGGAACCTGGGCCACCCGCTAACCGCAACCAGCGCTAATTTATCCGGTGCGCCGGAGTGCTCCACGGCCTTCGAAGTTATCGGACAAATCGGCAATAAAATTGACGCGGTTGTTGATTGGGGAAAGACGGCCGGGGGCAAAGGCTCCACCATAATCGACGTCACCTCTGATCCTCCGCAAATCCTGCGTGAAGGGGTCATCAGCCGTCCCTGTCTGGCTACGTATGGAAATTTCCTGTAA
- a CDS encoding gamma carbonic anhydrase family protein, with amino-acid sequence MKTIIPFEGKEPLVSSAFIAPNCCLVGDVVLKEGSSVWFGTVIRGDRARCEIGRGTVVLEQCYVENSIVGDETMLSHGVIVHKAKIGNDVLIGIGARVINGAEIGDHCLIGAGAFILPNTKIPPNSIVIGKGIIIRTATEKDIQYIRDSVKEVQDKAILFNKTIGNAICEE; translated from the coding sequence GTGAAAACAATCATTCCCTTTGAGGGCAAGGAACCCCTCGTGTCATCGGCGTTTATCGCTCCCAACTGCTGCCTGGTCGGTGATGTCGTTCTTAAAGAGGGAAGCAGTGTCTGGTTTGGCACGGTGATCCGCGGCGACAGGGCGCGATGCGAGATCGGGCGGGGAACCGTTGTGCTCGAGCAATGCTATGTCGAAAACTCGATCGTCGGCGACGAAACCATGCTGAGCCATGGGGTCATCGTGCATAAAGCTAAAATCGGCAATGACGTGCTGATCGGAATCGGGGCGCGGGTCATAAACGGAGCGGAGATCGGAGACCACTGCCTGATCGGCGCCGGGGCTTTTATCCTGCCCAACACAAAAATACCGCCGAACTCCATCGTTATCGGCAAGGGAATCATCATCAGGACGGCGACCGAAAAAGATATTCAATATATCCGGGACTCGGTCAAAGAAGTGCAGGACAAAGCGATCCTGTTCAACAAAACGATCGGAAACGCGATCTGCGAAGAATGA
- a CDS encoding 5-aminoimidazole-4-carboxamide ribonucleotide transformylase (Catalyzes the formylation of AICAR with 10-formyl-tetrahydrofolate to yield FAICAR and tetrahydrofolate): MNELALKYGCNPNQKPARIFMADGSELPVTVLNGKPGYINFLDALNSWQLVKELKENTGMVAAASFKHVSPAGAALGYPLNNVLRKMYHIDLKMKLSDLACAYARARGADRMSSFGDWIALSDVCDVPTAKIIKTEVTDGIIAPGYEPEALEILKSKKGGNYNVVTIDLNYVPTPLEHKQVYGITFEQGRNDLKIDNRMLENMVTENKTLTDAQKRDLVLSLIVLKYTQSNSVCYVQDGQVIGVGAGQQSRIHCTRLAGQKADNWQLRHMPKVLNLPFRDDVAKPNRDNATDVYLGETPEDVIGDDVWAETFTRQPKPLTRTERKKWLAKVTGVCLGSDAFFPFGDNIERAHRSGVTAIVEAGGSIRDQQVIDTCNKYGIAMAFCGLRLFHH, translated from the coding sequence ATGAACGAATTAGCGCTTAAATACGGCTGCAACCCCAATCAGAAGCCTGCCCGGATCTTCATGGCGGACGGCAGCGAGCTGCCGGTTACCGTGTTAAACGGCAAGCCCGGCTACATCAACTTTCTGGATGCATTAAACAGCTGGCAGCTGGTGAAAGAACTGAAAGAGAATACCGGTATGGTTGCCGCAGCTTCTTTTAAACATGTTTCTCCCGCCGGCGCCGCTCTGGGTTACCCCTTGAACAATGTCCTGCGCAAAATGTATCACATCGATCTCAAAATGAAGCTGTCTGACCTGGCCTGTGCCTATGCGCGCGCCCGCGGCGCGGACCGCATGAGCAGCTTCGGTGACTGGATCGCGCTCTCCGATGTGTGCGACGTGCCTACGGCGAAGATCATCAAAACCGAGGTCACCGACGGCATCATCGCCCCCGGCTATGAACCCGAAGCACTGGAAATTCTGAAGTCCAAGAAGGGCGGCAATTACAATGTGGTGACCATTGATTTAAACTATGTCCCCACTCCTCTGGAGCACAAGCAGGTATACGGCATTACCTTTGAGCAGGGCCGCAATGATCTGAAGATCGACAACCGCATGCTGGAAAACATGGTGACGGAAAACAAGACGCTGACCGATGCGCAGAAGCGCGATCTGGTGCTGAGCCTGATCGTTCTGAAATACACGCAGTCCAATAGTGTCTGCTACGTGCAGGATGGCCAGGTCATCGGCGTGGGCGCGGGCCAGCAGAGCCGCATTCACTGCACGCGGCTGGCCGGCCAGAAGGCCGACAACTGGCAGCTCAGGCACATGCCCAAAGTGCTGAATCTGCCTTTCCGCGACGATGTTGCCAAACCCAATCGCGACAATGCCACCGATGTTTACCTGGGCGAGACCCCGGAAGACGTCATCGGTGACGATGTCTGGGCCGAAACCTTTACCCGCCAGCCGAAACCTCTGACCAGAACGGAAAGGAAAAAATGGCTGGCGAAAGTCACCGGTGTTTGTCTGGGCAGCGACGCCTTTTTCCCCTTCGGCGACAACATCGAGCGCGCCCACCGCAGCGGTGTGACGGCCATTGTCGAGGCGGGCGGTTCCATCCGCGACCAGCAGGTGATTGACACCTGCAACAAATACGGCATTGCCATGGCATTTTGCGGCCTGCGTCTGTTCCACCACTAG
- a CDS encoding VOC family protein, protein MEDGFKQGQFNWCELMTTDVDAAKKFYAGLFGWEMQEMSIPGITYTVVKVDGEGIGGIMEIPESAKGMPPMWGTYVTVDDVDKTAKAALALGGKLHMPPTDIPTVGRFCVIEDPQGAFINAITYLKR, encoded by the coding sequence ATGGAAGACGGATTCAAGCAGGGTCAATTCAACTGGTGTGAATTGATGACCACGGATGTCGATGCGGCAAAAAAGTTCTATGCCGGGTTGTTCGGATGGGAAATGCAGGAAATGTCCATACCCGGAATAACCTACACCGTGGTAAAAGTTGACGGTGAAGGGATTGGCGGAATCATGGAAATTCCTGAAAGCGCCAAGGGAATGCCGCCGATGTGGGGCACTTACGTGACGGTTGATGATGTGGACAAAACGGCGAAGGCCGCTTTGGCACTTGGCGGCAAACTACACATGCCGCCGACCGATATCCCCACGGTCGGACGATTCTGCGTCATCGAAGATCCGCAGGGCGCCTTCATTAACGCCATCACCTACCTGAAAAGATAA
- a CDS encoding inosine monophosphate cyclohydrolase has protein sequence MKENLYEYLASNDYPGRGICIGLTPGGKVMIAYFIMGRSVNSRNRVFDPIDGGIRTKAADPSKMTDPHLIIYNPVLTPDDMTIVTNGDQTDTIRHFIVRNDYPGFGFEAALLTRTFEDDGPNWTPRISGVVDMRTGGYKLSILKSCGGNEKSVQRFIFDYSHPLEGEGHFISTYKCNGTPIPSFAGEPLRVAIDEEDPNEYAGKLWEALNEDNKVSLFVRAIDVATGTYEDVIINKYKTVEG, from the coding sequence ATGAAAGAGAATTTATACGAGTATCTGGCCTCAAACGATTATCCGGGCCGTGGCATCTGCATCGGGCTTACGCCGGGCGGCAAAGTGATGATTGCCTACTTTATCATGGGCCGGAGCGTCAACAGCCGCAACCGCGTGTTTGATCCCATTGACGGCGGCATCCGCACCAAGGCTGCCGATCCTTCCAAAATGACGGACCCGCATCTGATTATTTACAACCCCGTTCTGACGCCGGACGATATGACTATTGTAACCAACGGCGACCAGACTGATACCATCCGTCATTTTATCGTCCGTAATGATTATCCCGGCTTCGGCTTTGAAGCCGCGCTTTTGACCCGGACCTTTGAAGATGACGGACCCAACTGGACGCCCCGCATCTCCGGCGTGGTGGATATGAGAACAGGCGGCTACAAGCTCAGTATTTTGAAAAGCTGCGGTGGAAATGAAAAAAGCGTCCAGCGCTTTATATTTGATTATTCGCACCCGCTGGAAGGCGAGGGACACTTTATCAGCACTTACAAGTGTAACGGCACGCCGATTCCCAGCTTTGCGGGCGAGCCGTTGCGCGTCGCCATTGACGAGGAAGATCCCAATGAATACGCAGGCAAGCTGTGGGAGGCCCTGAACGAAGACAACAAGGTGAGCCTGTTTGTTCGCGCCATCGACGTTGCGACGGGGACATACGAAGACGTCATCATCAACAAATACAAAACAGTGGAGGGATAG